The following coding sequences are from one Pocillopora verrucosa isolate sample1 chromosome 5, ASM3666991v2, whole genome shotgun sequence window:
- the LOC131798019 gene encoding uncharacterized protein, producing the protein MSELMSHYDIHVGDVIKYPEMVMARTVKQLKRQVIKTLIGCFNSYTASLLHQGDVHLLHNKQEVELKFCGSEGKSTIKRAVSRYYKTKRQQYLYNLPDRRNKAEKCQFEKKLTSRRRRLFIKRMRVASNTKKTALQQIVANFMSDEEDGEGSQESVWVVKSPLWHSPQLSSLLKRLQEKIDNQPSAFSSSHPQNTRVEGEPSTHSPPTSSPA; encoded by the exons atgagtgagttgatgtcccactacgacatccatgttggtgacgtcatcaagtatccagaaatggttatggcccggacTGTAAAGCAACTAAAG AGGCAGGTTATCAAAACTTTGATTGGGTGTTTCAACAGCtacactgctagtcttcttcatcaG gGTGATGTGCACTTGTTGCACAACAAACAAGAAGTTGAACTTAAGTTTTGTGGAAGTGAAGG AAAGTCAACTATCAAGC GTGCTGTGTCAAGATATTATAAAACCAAAAGACAACAATACCTCTACAATCTGCCTGACAGAAGAAATAAAGCAGAGAAATGCCAATTTGAGAAGAAGCTAACATCAAGAAGGAGAAGG CTCTTCATCAAGCGCATGAGGGTTGCCTCTAATACAAAGAAGACTGCTCTGCAACAAATTGTTGCAAATTTCATGAGTGATGAGGAGGATGGTGAGGGCAGTCAAGAGAGTGTGTGGGTTGTGAAGTCACCACTGTGGCATAGTCCACAGCTATCTTCTCTCTTAAAGAGACTTCAGGAGAAAATTGACAACCAGCCATCTGCCTTCTCAAGCTCACATCCACAAAATACAAGAGTAGAAGGAGAGCCATCCACACACAGCCCACCAACTTCCTCACCAGCATGA